One genomic window of Nakamurella panacisegetis includes the following:
- a CDS encoding isopenicillin N synthase family dioxygenase yields MNAFQVPIVDISPYTGAGDQADRRATAEAVDKACRTVGFIQIVGHRIPSDAIEGLTSAMDDFFSRPLGEKKKSTVAGVNRGYSAPKTEQLSLSLGVESATRMNDFFEAFNIGQGVDAYPDLDLPAAHYADNVWPDGVPGFPEKTQAWFAEAGRVARTLTSIFADALDLPPRYFDRFTDHSLDVLRMNNYALPPGEVDLDGGLTGMGEHTDYGIVTVLWADRVAGLQVLADDGSWHDVMPEPGALLVNLGDLTARWTNEVWKSTLHRVKPPVVNGRIERRRSAAYFHDGNVDALISTLPGMVEPGTTELYPPVTVADHISAKLAGSRSLVANANAEREALRVINSVG; encoded by the coding sequence ATGAACGCATTTCAGGTTCCGATCGTCGACATCTCGCCCTACACGGGCGCCGGCGACCAGGCCGATCGGCGAGCGACCGCCGAGGCGGTGGACAAAGCTTGCCGCACAGTCGGTTTCATTCAGATCGTGGGCCACCGGATTCCGTCCGACGCGATCGAAGGACTCACATCCGCGATGGACGACTTCTTCTCGCGGCCTCTGGGGGAGAAGAAGAAGTCGACCGTCGCGGGGGTCAACCGCGGTTACAGCGCGCCGAAGACCGAGCAACTCTCGCTCAGCCTCGGGGTGGAATCGGCCACCCGCATGAACGACTTCTTCGAGGCGTTCAACATCGGTCAGGGCGTCGATGCCTACCCCGACCTCGATCTCCCGGCTGCGCACTACGCCGACAACGTGTGGCCGGACGGGGTTCCCGGCTTCCCGGAGAAGACCCAGGCCTGGTTCGCCGAGGCCGGCCGGGTAGCCAGGACTCTGACCTCCATCTTCGCCGACGCCCTCGATCTCCCTCCGCGGTACTTCGACCGGTTCACCGACCACTCCTTGGACGTGCTGCGGATGAACAACTACGCACTGCCGCCGGGGGAGGTCGACCTCGACGGCGGCCTGACCGGGATGGGAGAGCACACCGACTACGGAATCGTCACCGTGTTGTGGGCCGACCGGGTCGCCGGCCTACAGGTCCTCGCGGACGACGGATCGTGGCATGACGTCATGCCGGAACCTGGTGCCCTGCTGGTCAATCTGGGCGATCTGACGGCTCGCTGGACGAACGAGGTGTGGAAGTCGACATTGCACCGCGTCAAGCCACCGGTGGTGAATGGGCGGATCGAACGACGGCGTTCGGCGGCCTACTTCCACGACGGCAACGTGGACGCACTCATCTCCACGCTGCCGGGGATGGTCGAACCGGGGACGACCGAGTTGTATCCACCGGTGACCGTGGCCGATCACATCTCGGCCAAGCTGGCCGGTTCGCGGAGCCTGGTGGCCAATGCCAATGCCGAGCGAGAAGCACTGCGCGTGATCAACTCCGTCGGCTGA
- a CDS encoding helix-turn-helix domain-containing protein, with amino-acid sequence MDLGPVLTPVKDLGAFIRDQRTAAQISLRGLAAKAGVSNPYLSQVERGLRRPSAEILAQIAHGLSISVESLLARAGILDTADAPDVVLAIRADTTLTERQKSSLIDIYAAFCKEAEAQADVTG; translated from the coding sequence ATGGATCTCGGTCCCGTACTGACCCCGGTCAAGGACCTGGGCGCCTTCATCCGGGATCAGCGCACCGCAGCCCAGATCTCGCTCCGCGGCCTGGCCGCGAAGGCTGGAGTCTCCAACCCCTACCTGTCGCAGGTCGAGCGGGGCCTGCGGCGGCCGAGCGCGGAGATCCTGGCCCAGATCGCCCACGGCCTGTCGATTTCGGTGGAATCCCTCCTCGCCCGGGCCGGCATTCTGGATACCGCCGACGCACCCGACGTGGTGCTCGCCATCAGAGCCGACACCACATTGACCGAACGACAGAAGTCCTCGCTCATCGATATCTACGCGGCCTTCTGCAAGGAAGCCGAAGCCCAGGCCGACGTCACCGGCTGA
- a CDS encoding DUF2516 family protein has protein sequence MNLVEPVINAIIWLLAIGGVVLGVFAAGDASTRRPDAFAAADKQTKGTWSGITVACAIVSLLGLAFPFGAFGPPTGLLWLAALVGELVYVLDVRPKLREVQRGSRW, from the coding sequence ATGAACCTCGTCGAACCCGTCATCAACGCCATCATCTGGCTCCTGGCGATCGGCGGGGTCGTCCTCGGGGTCTTCGCGGCCGGTGACGCCAGCACCCGCCGGCCGGACGCGTTCGCGGCCGCTGACAAGCAGACCAAGGGCACCTGGAGCGGGATCACCGTCGCCTGCGCCATCGTGTCCTTGCTGGGCCTCGCATTCCCGTTCGGGGCCTTCGGTCCGCCGACGGGCCTGCTGTGGTTGGCCGCCCTCGTCGGTGAGTTGGTCTATGTGTTGGACGTTCGCCCCAAGCTTCGTGAAGTGCAGCGCGGCTCCCGCTGGTAG